The Malaclemys terrapin pileata isolate rMalTer1 chromosome 2, rMalTer1.hap1, whole genome shotgun sequence nucleotide sequence CCCAGAGCAGCAGCTTGAAGTTAAGATTTCAATAAAAAAACCTCAGAAGTCACTGTTTTTTGGACTTCAGTTAAACTACAATCCCATATATACACGTGGcatcacagcccttttatagagCCTGGAACACCAGCAGCTCTTCTTTGCATCCAAACACCATACACAAATTGAAGTCCAAAAGCTgactataagaaaaaaaaattctgcatgcactgggacttgggagactgtGGTTAAACGCCTCTAATCCTTCGACCAATTCATGAACATCCCTAAGAGATTAGGCTGCAGAGGGCATGAACATCATTCACTAGACTCCTCTAAGGACCTGGCCAAGTGAACAAGCTCTACTTCTGCCAACCCCAACCACCTTTGTTATTGTGAATTACAGCTCTTTTAATGTGATAAGTACTGTCTCCTAAGGACAGTAGCTGTTCAATAAAAAGACTCCCTCTTGCATCCAGGTCATCTTCTCAGATCACTCCTCTTGGCAGCCAATTTTTAATTAAGACTGATCATCTCTGTTGCCAAGGCTGCGTTGGGAGTGCTTGCTCACTGCACCCCTGCAAAAGCAGAGAGCTCATGACTCTCACAAGGCAGTGGTATTTTCTACTATTGTGAAAAGCTACCTCATAGATAGGGCAGGGCCAAATATATGGAGATGTTTATCTTTGTGTGCTATTACAGATTGCTATTACAATTAATATTGCACAGCCACCTCCTGAGTGCCTCCTCATGGCCACAGGTCATTCTGGAATGTCCTGCTCGGTTTCTCCCACTCTTCAAGGCCCTTTAAGAGTTCATAAACCATTCAAACAAGCCCCACAAAGAATCACATTTCTTTAGTCCTCTTTTACAAACTGTCTCtctagacacccccccccaattcagtgtctctctctctccagattaATCCAAAAACACCACGAAGCACAAACTCACACAGTCTTCATCTCTACTGGCCTTTACAGTCTCTCCCAAGtctccctgcctggagagctttCTCCTGCTACTTCTGTTtttgccttgctgaatcaggtcccTACAAGAGCCTTCTTGCTCCCTACAGCATCTACAGACATAGTTGCAGTATTCCAGGCTGCCCCCCTTTACTTCAACTTCCTGCTCTTCTTAGCCTGAAAGCACCTGATTCAATCCAGGTGTGACTCATCCTGTAATCAGGGCTATTTTAGCTCCAGGCTCACCAGCCCATGTTGCACATACCTACTCAATCCTTTCATGAGAACCATATCAGGCTGTCCATTTACCATACAGCATGGAATGGGTGTACTGAGAGTTGAAAGTTAGTGTACAAATGAATACCAAATAATTGGAAGGTTATTTGGCTGAAGCCAAATAATGGATAGATCCATAAATGAAAGACACATGTATTACATTTGCCACTTCATTGATGCTACTAAAAATACTAACATATTTGGTACTAACAATTTATACAAATAGAACACCAGAAAGTCTATGTAAGTTGAAACTATTATGCAATCTTCCAATCTGTTTTAAACgcaacaaagaaaacattttctgctaAAAGCCACTGACTAGGCTAGTTACTTTATCTTTGCAAAATACAGTCTCTGGGCCTCTGTACAACCCAGACTCATTGCCTGCCTTTGTTCTAATAAATATGCTACAGTAGAAATGGAGAGAGCCAACATGTACTTACGCATTGAATCAACTGCACCTCTGGGAGGCTCAGATCTTTCTGCAGAATGCATAACTGTGAAGTCATTGCACTAAAATGCTTCAAATTGTTCACAATTTTTCTTCCTAATAACAAGCATAATCAGACAACTCATTTGCTGGAAAACCCATCATGTATGCATAGCAGCACTGAACGAAGGAAAACCAGTCAACAATGGAAAAATCTGCTTTCCAAAATGTCTTGCACGTATTAGCGGCGGTATCACAGACCATCATTTGTACTTAAAATGGTATAATTATCTGTGTCTGCAGCACTTTGTAAGGCAGTCTTGTTTTGGAACCTACATGACTTCCTTCAAAAGATTCACTACCCAGAAAAACAATTCATTTTAGTTGCATGTTATCCAGTGTCTAGTAAGAACAGTATTTTCTGAAAGTCGACAGATCTGtggtaaattaattttttttctgaagacttactctcattatttattttcttgcaaGCTTTCAGATACCTTGGTGGCATCTTATATCTCCAATATGTTCAAATGCATGAACTTAATAATCCAAACAACAGAAAAAGGTTGTCAGGTCTAATCATTTCCCTGATTTCATGGTGAACAGCATGTGCAGATTGGCTATTGTGAGACCAAACCTGCATCCTTTCCCACACATTGGCATATAGTTTACTGACATTTGTAGATGTATAACGTTGAGTTAATTACATTTTCAGGCCAATATTCATAGCTTTTATGTTGTTTCCATTCAAGCTGTGCATATTCAGTAGGAGGTTGAGCACAGTGATAATTGCTTAAAACCAAAGTACCACTCTGTTTGCAGAACCACAGGACACCACAAGGGAACCCAATCTATAAACAGCCTTTTAGTTACCAAGGTTAACACAAAGCCTCCAATTATGGGCCTGTTTTCTCCTTCAAATGCATGGTTATTTTTCtaattgttttctgttttaaattttgCCTGAAACAGATCTAGCCAGGAGCACCTCACTGGATAAGTTTAAGCACGCTAGATCAAGCAGCCCATTGAGATTAATGGGGACAGGAAGGAAGTCATCTCCCCATAATCAGGTCAACAAAACAGCAGCCCTGCTTGATTGACAAGAACTCGAGTAGCAAGATGAATAACACATGTTCATTAAAAGTGCTGCAGAGCAATTTCTCAGCATGATAGGTGAGGAGAATACCATGGATATATATTTTAAGATCCTGTTACACACCTTACCCTCATTCCTCCCCCGGGGACAATTCTTGAGATAAAACAGGATTCTAGGGCTACAAAATCCTCAGCAGCCAGAGGGTTGTGTGTGAGCTGTAGTTAAGATaggttatttttattataatttaattATGAAGACTTCTAATGGTTCGGAgttcagagaagtatccacaatTCTAGATACTGGTCCAGATGTATGGAGGCCCATGAGCAAGGCCTTGTGATCCTCCATTTCAAATAAGCTCCAACAAAAGGGGATCTCTACCTACATGTATCttctggggggagaggaaggcagTGGTTTACTACCCACACCCATCATCTTTAACAGGAAAGCATGCTTATTCCCACCTTCAGCACTTGCAGGGGACATTTCCACTTCCCTCCTTTGTGCAGAGTTGgactttccccctctttcttttTCCCATTCACCACCAGATGGGGTCGGGGGGAACCTCAAGGTTTCTCCCTGCTGTCTGTTCTCTGTAGGTGGGAAGGGTTAGGCTTCTTCCACTGTATCCTACTCCACCCTCCCAGTGTGCTCCAATCCCCACTGTAAGCCTGGTCACCATGAAACAGTTGGCAGgcatttctcctctcctccctagTTACATGAAAGGTAGATGAACCATGCTACAGCAAGCAAGGGCTAGAGTAGTAAATATCTCCTCCCTCTGGGACAAACAGAACCACAATGCTAATGGCATTCAGAGCTGAGCCAAGAGCCTCACCTCCTTTTCCCCCAAAACAACTCTACGGAGAACAAACCCAGCCTGATTTTGGGATGTGGTATGGGCTAGGACCAGCTTCTCCTGAGAACAGGATGATGACAAAACTGCCATGCTGCTTCACCCAGGAAGCAGAGCATTGAATAGATACTTCAAACAATATTAAATATCAGAGCGGTGTGAATCAGGCATTGGTCACAGTCTTGTGTAAACCTCAGGGAAAGGAGATTATCCTCTTGCAACATGGATTGCCTAGGGGACCTAGACATCACTTGGGGACTAGGGTACCATTCAGAGGACTTTGTAACCTTCTGGGTTAAATAACCACCAGTCATCTCACTAAGCAAGATATCAACTCCTGGGCTTTCTCTGCCAGCAGCGATTGAATTCTGGGGTGGTGGAGGGTCATCTCTTTCAACACTGCTCAGAGAAGAGACTCCAGATTCCCTTTCGAGACTCAGTGAAGCCCTGTGacattcaaaatgtctttttaaagcaacagaggcATGTGATTCTTGGCTCTTCAACTTACAAAGATTAGGCCAGGGTGTGTGAAGGGAAAAGCACAGAGGTCTCTCCCCCCACTTCATTCTTCTTGGCTATTCCCTAACATTATGTAATGGGCAGGTGCTTGTCTGCAAAAAGCATCCACTGTTCTTAACAGGACATTGTTAGCCTCAGCCTCTCTGAAAAGGGAAAAAGGGGCGGGGGGTTGTCATATCAGTCACCCTTGAAACGTTTTGAGAAATGGACATAAATGCTCATACTGCACTTATGCCAAAGAAGCACTGATGGCCTCACTAACTAACAGCCCCACCAGGCCATCAACTGATGGGCCTTGAGGCTTAATTGCTTTGTTAGTGGGTCACAGGGCTACAGCTTAACTAATTTTTGGAGTGGAAGCAGGAAAGAAACAGAACACCTGTAAAAGAGATGGAcataaattaaaagaaatgtttcttcctGCTATTTCTAACCTGTCATTATAAGATGTAGCAAAACAAACAAGGCAACGTTCCGCGTCAGGTCACATGCTTTACAGAGGCAATGATTATGTGTTTGCAGGGCTGTTGTCCCCCCTTAAGTTCCAAAAAGTCTCTCTTTGCTGGTAGAAAGTGGAAGCATGTGTAAAAGTAACAATCACGCTTTATATTAAGATTCCATTCAGAAATAGcttataaatgattaatagatgtctTAAGAAATAGTTCATCAAATTGCTACAGATGATTGTTTTCATAATAAAAACAGTATTTTGGCTAACCTTTCACACATGGAGTGTGTCTTCTTAACACCGGATATAAATTAGGTGCAGACGCCTATATGcactgaaaagaaaataaaccccTATAACTTTTAATAGGCCTTATTATAAAAATGAATATCAAACAAAAAGTGTCCATTAGCAGAAATATAAAATAGTTTTAATATGAAAGAGAAGGAACACAACACTAATCCATTCTTACAACTAGTGGAAACAGCGGTTTATAATTAACATTTAGCCAGTTTATGCTCAACAACATACTTTCCTTAATGAAAATTACAATCCTATGCAAAATCCTTggagaattatttaaaaacagactgtcttatttaaaccatttttatattaaaatcacACAAGAGCCTCTAACAATGGTGCATagaatttactttaaaaaggggaaatttAGGCACTCAAAGAGGTTGATTGTATATATGTATCTTTATCCTATCTTAAAATTGTATTCTAACAGTCACTCTCATCTTCTATACCCAAGGATCAAAAACAACAGAAGGCTGGAAAACATGATTCTGTCATTCTGGTTTAGCAGACTCCAGGATAGTACAGCCAAGGAAAAACACCACACTAGAAttccccccctcactgccccatttaAACAAGCATTTCTGTGGCTCATTAGCAAATACTCATGCTTCACTTAGAGGCTTTCGAAATTTGCTCTGAAGAAAAACCCTTGGAACACGCAGACCTTCTTTCCTATTCACAGTTTCTCGTAGCACATACTCATTGACCACTTGCTCATATCCTACAGCCATAAAGAGATGAGACAAGAACTCTACAAGGGAGAAAGATGAAAGGTGGTGTTACTAAAAGTTAGTTTAGACTGTTTTTAAGCATCAGTGAGCATTTATACAAGCATTTGTTTTTAACTACTTAATTACATCCACTTTCATGAAAATCACGAAGGTTTAAACTTGCAagctgctctgtgcagacagccacCGACACTTGCGCtgagcttcactgaagtcaatgaggctctACTTTCatgcagagcagcttgcaggactgggctttAAATTGGTAACACAATCCTGTTTCCCAAATTGTGtacatttatcattttaaattgaAAGTTTTCCATTTCCTCTTGTGAATGACTCTGAAATTATTTTCACATTGTGTAGTGGGCCACCACAAAGCCAATGCACCATCTTAAGTCCCGCTTCAACCCCACTTTGAAGATTTCAGTGGTAGATTAGCCTCAGGCTTGCTCTCTACGGAGGGGAAAATAGGCCAAGTTCCCATATTGTagttaaacaggaaaaaaagcaagGTGGCAAATTGGAAATGTTGATACTACGCCTCCACAGTTCAAACGTACTTTCGGTATACACATAGAAGAAACCTTAGTGAAGTATTTCTTTCCCTAGAGGAGCGAGTGAGGCTTCGCAGACAAGACATTGGACTGGAAGTCAGAagacctggctctgctgctgacctgctgtTTGATCTTGGGCGAGTCATTGCCTATCTGTTTACCCTCACATTTTTCTTTATCTGTTCTAcctaattagattgtaaactctccatAGCAAAAATTGTTACTCATCCTTTGTACAGTGCGAGAAATACAggctactgaaatataaataatagatACTGCCACCATAGGACAACTTCACTGTAATGAAATCAGGCTCCGAGCAAGATCTACACACTCACTCCTCtactaattaaaaataatttgggggGAGTAAAAAAATTAGTTCTCTGAGAAGGTGAGAGAGACTGATAGTCCTGTTTGAGCCAGGCATatatccctttttaaaaaggaacaatcactgtctgtatttgctcctcctttcACCTCTCTCTTTTTATCTGTTTTATTTCTCTCAGCTAAGAGATAAGGAGGAGAGCTAGCACCTCCTGACTGGCAAGCTCCTCCATGAACCGCCACCAAGTGGTCACAAAGCACATTTTGCTGCACTAGACAATATGTTTCCTCCTGGAAAAACAAACTTGTTAGATCACAATTAAACTCAACAGGCCATTTTAGAAAGAACGGACACTGGTGAATGATATTTTAGAGTTATTTGCTACTGTAGCACAATATACAGGTTGTTTTCATATCACCACAATAAAATGAGACAGCAGGTAATAGCATATTCTTCAAAATTCAAGGAAAAAAACCTGACTAAGAATTTCCCATCCAAACACTCAACTGCCTAACAAGGCATTGGATTCAAATTTCCATTTCTAGGTTGGCTCCGCCAGTCCCTCCCTCCAACAGCAGAGCTCAGTTTACTACAATTACCAGTATAAGTGGAACTAAACAAGCTATTTGATGAACAAAAATGACGCTAGAAATGCTTGGGTGAAGTTGCATAGCTGCTTGCATTATTTATCTTAAATTTAATCAATATCCTTTAAAGAATAGAAACATCTCAAAAATGATCAATGGAAttcgttttatttttaaatatgagcAGCAACTTAGGTAATTGACTATGTCATAAAATATCAAAATTATTTACTTGGCTCCAAATTGGTCTCCAAGAGACTTCCAATACTTGATTTtcctttaaagaagaaaaaagactTTTTTCTTTCACAAAGCCCCATAATTAATATAGGAAAGTATTTGTTCTCTAGTGTTCAGTGAGCAaaactgggagtcaagagaccaGAGTTACAATCCCAGTTTTGTACAAGACTTTGGGCAAAttgtttaatttctctgtgcttcagttttcctatCCATAAAGTTGGGACAATTATCttcttttgtaaagcattttgagatccctCAATGAAAGactatatacagtagaacctcagaggtacgaacaccagaattacgagctgaccagtcaaccacacacctcatttggagccGGAAGTATacaattaggcagcagcagagaccaaaaaaaggaaaaaagcaaatacagtgcaGTACTGTGTTGAACATAAATcactaaaaaaaaaggggggggagcagtatttttcttctgcttaATAAAGTTTCAAGTCaatgtattaagtcaatgttcagttgtaaacttttgaatgaACCATAACGttctgttcagagttatgaacgaCCTCCACactcccaaggtgttcgtaactctgagatgCTACTGTAAGTATTGTTAATGTCCTAAGATGATGATAATGAAATGCCTTAAAAAGTTAACTTTACTAAAATGTAGAGCTGGCTGAACTTGGAAATAATCTACCAGAAGAGACAGCAGTCACAACTAGTCAAATTATTAGCACAGTGTTACCTCAGTGAAAGTTTTGTAGAAGCTTTCCTTCATTCCAGTCAAACCTTTGTTTcaaagcccactgacttcaatgggttttgaatcaggctTCAATATGTAAGAACATTGCAAAAAGATTATTATGGGATAATTTCACCCCTTAGTTGCTTAGTGACGTATGAGACTAAATCTTTCCCTaagcatttttctctttctttcagagTATTGATCTGAATGAAGCCACTGCAGCTAACAAGTTCTAAACCTATGCTGCCATGGCCTATCATGATGGTACATATAGGTAGTTCTGTCAACAGATCAAATTGCTCCTTCAGTCCTGCCACTTTTATAAAATAACCATGTACAGCTGGAAAACAAATTACACCGAGGTTTCATAGTTCATATATGTATCAAGCAACCCTTAAAGGCATAGCAACAATTCACTGAAGCAAGTTTAaacaaaaaacttgcagagaAAAAAGTTTCTATTAAATCTTACCATCAGTAAAGAAATATGATCTTGTCCCATCTTGTCTAACATAAAAGTTTTCTCCAAGTTTGCTGCCAGATTTAAACCGAAGCATTGCATGATCATAGAGCCCGTAGTCTCTAAATAAGACACATTTGCCTGGTTTTAATACCTATCAGATAAAATACAGCTATATCAGTAAAATGGACATAACAAAATTATTTAAAGGAGAGAGAACTTGTAAATTTCTGCAGAAGTGAATAAATGGATTAAATGAGCTAACCCATCTTCACAAAGAAAACAGTAATTAGTCTCTATCCCATTTGAGTTAAGAAATAAATCTCTATTTTAGAAAAACTCTGAAGTATATCAAAACTTAACCTTTATTACTCAGACTATAGCTGATGTGATACAGCAGATACCCTAGAATATAAAAATCCAAATAtgaactgcaaataaaaaaaatgtatgttgcAAACAGAATGAGAAATCAAAGTTTGAACCTTTCTTCCCGATCAGTAGCCAATATTTTTGGACAACTGTTATCTCAAAATAGTTGTGCATTTTTCAGCTCTTCATATTAGGGCCTGCTCCTACAGGATGCTGAGTACCCTCAATCAGAGTTGAAAaatctcagcacttcacaggagtTGACGCTAATGCTCCTCTACTTCTTGTTTGAAGCCTAAGACCCCAGTCCCACACAGACCTCTGTACATGCTTAACTCTGTATACTGtgtgtagtcccactgatttcaatgggactactcactgtgtataaagttaagcacatatgttAGTGTtatcaggatcaggaccttaatcaTTATCAACATTAACACACTACCACAGAACCTTTAAATTTAGATAAAGGAAAAATAATGGTACTTAGTTCCCATCAAAATGCACTGTTGtgacaggttttttttattttagtgtgtTAAGATGCTTGGTatgaatatattatattattatttattagataGGTATAGATAAAAATGGTAACCAAAAACCATGAGAAAATAATCCTGGTGAACCTAGAGAAAGCAACATTCAGTTCAGATCTGACTTTTAGCCAATTAatcagctgatttcctttttataaaaacaagCCATAATTGTATTTTCTTAATGGTATTCCTTAAAACGGCAAAAAGTCAtgctgtaaaaatggcatcatgTGGTTCCATGTGCTGCATCTCAAGGACCATACAGCAAGTCTGCTTAGGTTACTTGcaaaaaagatttttcttctaACAGCCAGACCTACAGCAATTTAGATGTCATATTATCAACATGAACATTTTTGTAATATGAATTTAGTTATGCTGATGATGCACAAGCCAGAGGAGAATCCAAGTCACTCACTCAGAACCAACAGAAGAAAAATGTAGTCAAAACTTATTTTAGTCCCCAAGCAAAAGCAAATGTGACTGAATTCATCCAGGGAATAAAGTACTAACTAAGGAGGTGCCATTTTCACATAGTTTCTTTTCAGAGTGGAATAGTATTCTTGAGtcaaaaaagactttaaaaaaaacccccaaaactgtTAAGTCATACTTACACATTTACCTTATAAATATTTTGCAAGGCAAGGTGCATCTTGTCAGGGTGAATGGCAGAAAGCACAAATATTAATGTGGCAACATCCACAGAATCCACTGGAATATTTTCCAGAAGGTCATCTTTGGTCAGATCACATTGGAATACTTTACATCTCTCAATATTATATAAAGTATTCTTCTATGGAGTGAAAAGATGTTGCTTTAGTTGaaagcattcattataaaattataaaagataaaaaaaaaatcacaaaatacaaATTTAACTGGGAGAGCAACGAAAGGAAACAGAACTACAAAAGAGCATTCGCTCCAAGCTTTCTGTTTACACTAGGaaattatgttggtataactttggcactcagggatgtggaacaTCCACACAGCTGAGTGATGGAGTTATACCAACCtaccccccggtgtagacagtgctatgttgacaggaaggcttctcccatcaacatatcTACCagttctcagggaggtggagtacctacgctgatgggagaagctctcctgttgccataggtagcgtcttcactaagcattacagtggagcagctgcaccggtgcagctgtgctgtgtCACTATTCCTGGGAGAActctgccaaaaaattaaaaattctgcaaaattctgcatatttttgtcaaaataacacaatataattatGCCAGTGGCCCCGGGGCTGGAGGTAGGATCACTATAGCCAAAGGTTTGTTGGGCATTCTAGAGAGGGTGTACTGTATTGTATAAAAATGAATTGAGTATAAACATGCT carries:
- the METTL6 gene encoding tRNA N(3)-methylcytidine methyltransferase METTL6 isoform X2; this encodes MDESRMFQENTFDNYLNSAAPICEDGAFQKKGHSARTLSPEEAEKLARDQAWVSDFKKLKLEKDAQKNWDLFYKRNSTNFFKDRHWTTREFEDLKACREFEDQKLTILEAGCGVGNCLFPLLEEDLNIFAYACDFSPRAVEYVKKNTLYNIERCKVFQCDLTKDDLLENIPVDSVDVATLIFVLSAIHPDKMHLALQNIYKVNVDYGLYDHAMLRFKSGSKLGENFYVRQDGTRSYFFTDEFLSHLFMAVGYEQVVNEYVLRETVNRKEGLRVPRVFLQSKFRKPLSEA
- the METTL6 gene encoding tRNA N(3)-methylcytidine methyltransferase METTL6 isoform X1 — protein: MDESRMFQENTFDNYLNSAAPICEDGAFQKKGHSARTLSPEEAEKLARDQAWVSDFKKLKLEKDAQKNWDLFYKRNSTNFFKDRHWTTREFEDLKACREFEDQKLTILEAGCGVGNCLFPLLEEDLNIFAYACDFSPRAVEYVKKNTLYNIERCKVFQCDLTKDDLLENIPVDSVDVATLIFVLSAIHPDKMHLALQNIYKVLKPGKCVLFRDYGLYDHAMLRFKSGSKLGENFYVRQDGTRSYFFTDEFLSHLFMAVGYEQVVNEYVLRETVNRKEGLRVPRVFLQSKFRKPLSEA